A stretch of Coccidioides posadasii str. Silveira chromosome 2, complete sequence DNA encodes these proteins:
- a CDS encoding uncharacterized protein (EggNog:ENOG410PIMQ~COG:S) — MEETTSPRSSSMLYECLINHVALPPCLPGKQEENIIQIEHELLVRLQDAARVLQDQSNAGLGDIWDRVHYILEICKTANARRKLDKARLLAEFRKLQRHRPLILHVTEQNAGLLVWRQRCGLDEVVVFECFEAAASSEKVLASENALSWDFPGEAVAIPYEKFDNTQFQRSLAGFLEQASTESVKRFTARATKAGSSTIEFRDTVNPALVTQMFMTLLEANGSRVFPPLLRKRIRDDVCWAAGGEKPWRRSAFWLILRVGIERYLCSGYDDGITRIENETTLKMQNREVGRVYYKFLLCVLISRLIDDSLGQIASESLALLRSKLARRLSKLQMEQSESLPHVQAISEQLFASVSARFHRSIQASVTHLENIWSEVKISTRRLIPNLPRRATRQSCTLSLRKSAQYLENVMSYHQQSIRFAKYNQQTKPSTMIEAPCENHFRVFAERYYRLSELEASNDKLCIAGPENESLQNRRCLQLAARIEEYLEKVSCAYDNSPEQKSIMILSTIRLWVALDQCTTKLFNLLEDFHPGITPDTLDILQLPLFSDMVHLQNVQVYLRARCDNASSRTIFDAPAAGCFAERYYDESVDSRKLQDLHLRIEAKARIDLQKKETEWQRLSAEFEELERSIARSNCVFKSNEFGAITHDDKLCRKCYLQRRSRRMRIQIHEHPLPTKSPEAKAVIFELACPSSFKAYRNATWRLLRTLGLPDQPHLPTPKLLLDDYSGLKRYGNRGSDGVCLASTTKPFLKTHYKGMRFPLTLDAVCLPNGLRLTYFDTLSNIWISRQFQSLNLSHHFRMNLHSASAFSSVGLSVGSSFPSSYEVIASQTRCPPRLNVHEFMAYKGLFSGNSRRWPSILVELGSANLNLSTEATTLLISQLAIQAGPADEGTFLRVAHKIFEDVSFCRQLIGQVSQRLDNIASNWRETNCMDMLLTLLLRLCSIAPHSIYKESLSVILKVRSFTSQWIVQLRHEIYQSTDAAAAERFAVYAFWAALLCRRTFSVHIDGIETNTIGVDDLQCFIDASITMQDNAPSDFSQLPSLTKNALIRDLKMVYRMRSLFRESLAKAPRAFYQAMDSLWPQAEGTAPRCYANFEILDPSHEWVSLTVSPTQNARQQTIHYHLLEGHLIVDGQPLGKLPAKHRKSVVLEQLFGEQRLLIYPSSLFGMTYMLAFPMNGHEIHFGFRDTDLIVQARVRGTILEYIPPAIFGDLQNFDLPGPLIANCVHWLDLNSGIMEVRRRPDIWKSKSSHWCVSIRSREAWRQKRYNRPGSLLIDPHSGLFQLVAQVFDHFEYRHGLTVFQPPKGHLSVELRRLELSFTVNLGGLLQCRQLQAEVDPNQDAGTWYGLESKLILRDVSNPSRRIILVPMGEIHTIRNGAHVAIRVENQGIYGRFTINDVLGRIDCPSELWQLYHKALLHACTSFVLPDPLTWRTGTEEAMHCLRSASCQPWTTLNLTQVRTLEAISRLIPKRTYYPSGLKTMQQVTWNRNLTPTIQNDGLWHAIENILRKAKVLASFSLQEESEMLNIEPPSNSFLLNRACWRRHLYQRADSGFPQLDSPVDLQYEARDKFVHGQSRVNVFECVTMISRWSSDMCASMDLADIFQTWTTIGGFNLSFDKFLLSDLLDVEFSMLWGPLVNFCRTVGSNDRYHLMFIFGTMSFKADVNMDIIRTLLSFAVIEDLKALDPPQWPNYAHFSFQQLPTIPYLKQLIKPFSTQYKGDERRLFNLSNKTRRRLERLQHEHESQVENECTLIAECLIKQWPCREPNTNSIPSTLLVDVPGALAAVRPEWLRLFQNMELSDYLEKVQVILNQHRAPGRFRPPLNHSDIYQLIDPKYRGSVIPTLSDNLFCQDFPGVPEHALLMPLSRSRTETGPTTSGKSQSPQMNETGPYILKEIGCSSESLIEINELTNIVRRFEISDSMVQKRYCLDMMQSIQALKSCAISRKPGNEGSTEMQACKPDFLRNKVHELFDKINQILERLDRRSTWLKEGGLWPCVTPVTLLEQLRSCSTVRFGNHMKEILTAFAVSIVDLQRILRIEDARFKQNHQRWVDEKNNVPHVNWDPLKHPDWVLLEIEADISIRPDQVDVARATISPSSEANSVLQMNMGQGKNIPWLLSKTSCIMPIVAAELADTTRLVRLVVPKALLTQTAQLLHARLGGLVGREIRHVPFSRKTPTNPDMIKQYFDIHREIQHKSGVIITLPEHILSFKLSGLQRLSDSRIAEANAMIKVQGWMQRTCRDVLDECDFTLATRTQLIYPSGSQTAVDGNPFRWETAQELLRLVAGHLWNLQRDFPQSIEVIPRPTKGGFPVVYFLRRDAEDELITRLVKDIMKGQTSILPINNYNPQDRLAIRLFISNVHVQRAITETIGKIFPGNSAARKNIYLLRGLFVHRILLLTLKKRWNVQYGLHPNRDPIAVPFIAKGVPSEQAEWGHPDVAILFTCLAFYFGGLAQAQLRQNFEHLVKSDDPSSEYDRWTHSSDTLPDILREWSVIETDDEAQLNELWTHLRYQTVVIDYFLNHFVFPKHAKQFQVKLQASGWDIPLFSVGGQTSALTSGFSGTNDNRTLLPLNIKQRDLPMLSHTNAEVLTYLLQPRNRTYVVAADSTTGKRLSETELLKSLCEKKIRMLIDSGAQILEMDNQSLAKVWLQIDHEAPAVLYFDSDNKPFILYRNGSGTPLLASPYADNLADCLVYLDEAHTRGTDLKMPTAAVAALTLGLGQTKDHTVQAAMRLRQLATTQSVVFFAPPEVHQSILDLQGKQNGDHVDSNDVVCWLLKQTCMGIEQMQPLYYSQGMDFCRRVQTGVDNPQFLANSAQRRAYCSVLRQNEKQTLEELYKPASKVKAAKSGTSYATEIAEFLKDLGRRRKDFQDFGGAVHGSALQEVEQEREVAFEVEAVREVQKPVHYVALSFPGLHPDIVNFATTGRLSGFKGFQQAFIALQDTALGKKHGITLQATLSKLFFSKEFMRTVKLPPGCSNDSFLRPVNWVIWSFESEAAMVVIPEEAELLIPMFRESKTHCTHLATYAAPITRKMLHFNSLNYFAMPSLPSGWKPPKWLTIQLGILSGRVYFEFNEYEELCQYLGVTAANEGLDDSLDIPISPAPSRFPNAHEVDIMEASSRTAKKSSFTAKPLVFLQEWLSLKRRGQEFTHTPMGYVCQGKPLHEDHPFFSRSQPDDSSRVKASRTYRGSGKAIPASNEIDEDFDSELEDENDGYLGVEDYGGSGADDDGSDTTSEGEN, encoded by the exons ATGGAGGAAACCACATCTCCtaggtcttcatccatgcTGTATGAGTGCCTCATCAACCATGTTGCCCTGCCTCCATGTCTTCCAGGCAAGCAGGAGGAGAACATTATCCAGATCGAACATGAGCTGCTCGTGCGTTTGCAGGATGCTGCCCGCGTCTTGCAGGATCAGTCTAATGCTGGGCTGGGTGACATCTGGGATCGTGTTCATTACATCCTGGAGATATGCAAAACTGCAAATGCTCGCAGGAAGTTGGATAAGGCTCGCCTACTTGCTGAGTTCCGAAAGTTACAGCGCCACAGACCTCTAATCTTGCATGTCACCGAGCAGAATGCGGGGCTCCTTGTTTGGCGTCAGCGTTG TGGCTTGGACGAAGTAGTTGTTTTCGAATGCTTTGAGGCTGCTGCTTCTTCGGAAAAAGTGCTTGCTTCGGAGAATGCTCTGTCATGGGATTTTCCTGGTGAGGCTGTCGCTATTCCATATGAAAAATTTGACAATACCCAATTCCAACGTAGCCTTGCCGGCTTCTTGGAACAGGCCAGCACCGAGTCGGTTAAACGCTTCACTGCCCGTGCTACAAAAGCCGGATCTTCCACAATAGAATTCCGAGATACCGTTAATCCGGCTTTGGTCACCCAGATGTTTATGACCTTGCTTGAAGCAAACGGTAGCCGTGTTTTCCCTCCTTTATTGAGGAAACGTATCCGTGACGATGTTTGTTGGGCCGCCGGTGGCGAAAAGCCGTGGAGGCGCTCTGCATTTTGGCTCATTCTCCGCGTTGGAATTGAGCGATACTTGTGCTCCGGCTACGACGATGGAATAACGAGAATCGAGAACGAAACGACGTTAAAGATGCAAAATAGAGAGGTAGGAAGggtttattataaatttctACTTTGCGTTTTAATTTCGCGTCTTATCGATGACTCCCTTGGTCAAATAGCCTCTGAGTCTCTAGCATTATTGAGGAGTAAACTAGCCCGTCGTCTTTCAAAATTGCAAATGGAGCAGAGCGAATCGTTGCCCCATGTGCAAGCTATAAGTGAGCAGTTGTTCGCTAGCGTATCCGCTCGGTTTCATCGGTCCATCCAAGCATCTGTCACCCATCTCGAAAATATTTGGTCGGAGGTGAAAATTAGCACGAGACGCCTGATTCCGAACTTGCCACGACGTGCAACCCGCCAATCGTGCACTTTATCGCTTCGTAAAAGTGCACAATATTTGGAGAATGTGATGTCGTATCATCAGCAGTCGATCAGATTCGCGAAATATAACCAGCAAACCAAACCTTCTACCATGATTGAGGCACCCTGTGAGAATCATTTCAGGGTATTCGCAGAACGTTATTACCGGCTGTCGGAGCTTGAAGCATCGAATGACAAATTATGCATTGCAGGACCAGAAAATGAAAGCTTGCAAAATCGTCGGTGTTTGCAACTTGCAGCGCGTATTGAAGAATATCTCGAGAAAGTATCTTGTGCATACGATAATAGCCCCGAACAAAAGAGTATCATGATTCTCAGCACCATTAGGCTATGGGTCGCCCTTGATCAATGTACCACTAAGTTGTTCAACTTGCTCGAGGATTTTCACCCCGGCATAACTCCTGACACATTGGATATCCTGCAATTGCCTCTGTTTTCAGACATGGTGCATCTCCAAAACGTTCAAGTTTATCTTCGAGCGCGATGCGACAACGCTTCCTCCAGGACTATCTTCGATGCACCCGCCGCAGGGTGCTTTGCCGAGAGATATTATGACGAGTCAGTGGATTCTAGAAAATTACAGGATCTACACCTGCGAATCGAGGCCAAAGCTCGGATCGACCTTCAGAAGAAGGAGACGGAATGGCAGAGATTAAGTGCTGAGTTTGAAGAATTGGAAAGGAGTATTGCGAGGAGCAACTGTGTCTTCAAGTCAAATGAGTTTGGAGCAATCACTCATGATGATAAACTATGTCGGAAATGCTATCTCCAACGCCGCTCTAGGCGCATGCGGATTCAAATTCATGAACACCCACTTCCAACAAAGTCCCCTGAAGCAAAAGCTGTTATTTTTGAGCTTGCTTGCCCTAGTTCCTTTAAAGCCTATCGCAACGCAACTTGGCGGTTATTACGCACACTAGGGCTTCCTGACCAGCCGCATTTGCCTACACCCAAACTGTTGCTTGATGATTATTCTGGGCTAAAGCGATATGGTAATCGGGGCTCGGATGGTGTATGCCTTGCCTCTACGACTAAGCCATTTTTGAAAACACACTACAAAGGGATGCGATTCCCTCTGACTCTGGACGCTGTATGTCTCCCTAATGGCTTGAGGCTTACATATTTCGATACTTTGTCCAATATTTGGATCAGCAGGCAATTCCAATCACTCAATCTTTCTCACCATTTTCGGATGAATTTACATTCAGCTTCAGCCTTTTCTTCTGTTGGGCTCTCTGTTGGTTCAAGCTTTCCTTCATCGTACGAGGTCATAGCGAGCCAGACGCGATGTCCCCCAAGACTGAATGTGCATGAATTTATGGCATACAAGGGGCTTTTTTCGGGAAATAGCAGACGTTGGCCCTCAATTCTTGTTGAACTCGGCTCTGCCAATCTGAATCTAAGCACCGAGGCTACCACTCTACTAATATCTCAACTGGCAATCCAAGCAGGCCCTGCTGATGAAGGAACTTTTCTTCGGGTTGCCCACAAGATTTTTGAGGATGTCTCATTTTGTCGGCAGTTGATTGGACAGGTATCTCAGCGCTTAGACAATATCGCTTCGAATTGGAGAGAGACCAATTGCATGGATATGCTCTTAACGCTTCTTCTCAGGCTTTGTTCTATTGCACCACACTCTATTTACAAGGAAAGCTTAAGCGTCATTTTAAAGGTCCGGTCATTTACGTCGCAGTGGATCGTCCAGCTGCGGCATGAAATTTACCAATCCACGGATGCCGCCGCGGCGGAACGGTTTGCCGTATACGCCTTTTGGGCAGCACTGCTCTGCAGAAGGACGTTCTCGGTCCACATTGACGGTATTGAAACCAACACTATAGGAGTCGATGACCTTCAATGTTTCATAGATGCATCAATCACAATGCAAGACAACGCTCCGAGCGACTTCAGCCAACTGCCATCATTAACCAAAAACGCACTTATTAGGGACTTAAAAATGGTATATAGAATGCGGTCGCTCTTTCGCGAATCCCTTGCAAAGGCACCTCGGGCATTTTACCAAGCAATGGATTCACTTTGGCCGCAAGCCGAAGGCACTGCTCCTAGATGTTACGCCAATTTTGAAATTTTGGACCCCTCCCATGAATGGGTTAGTTTGACAGTTTCTCCCACGCAAAATGCAAGACAGCAAACGATACACTACCATCTACTCGAGGGTCATTTGATTGTGGATGGCCAACCTTTAGGGAAACTACCAGCGAAGCACCGAAAGTCTGTGGTTCTGGAACAATTGTTTGGCGAGCAAAGGTTGCTCATTTatccttcttctcttttcggCATGACTTACATGCTTGCATTCCCAATGAACGGACACGAAATCCATTTTGGATTCCGCGATACGGATCTGATCGTTCAAGCAAGAGTGCGAGGCACCATTCTCGAGTACATCCCTCCTGCGATCTTTGGTGACCTTCAAAATTTCGATCTGCCTGGTCCGCTAATAGCGAATTGTGTGCACTGGCTAGATTTAAACTCCGGGATAATGGAGGTTAGACGTCGTCCAGATATATGGAAATCGAAAAGCAGTCATTGGTGTGTTAGTATCCGTTCCCGCGAGGCATGGCGCCAGAAAAGATACAATCGCCCGGGAAGTTTGCTCATTGACCCACACAGCGGCTTATTTCAACTCGTTGCACAAGTGTTCGACCATTTCGAATATCGGCACGGCTTAACGGTCTTTCAACCTCCGAAGGGCCATCTTTCAGTTGAATTACGTCGCTTAGAATTATCCTTCACCGTGAATCTTGGAGGCTTGCTTCAGTGCCGGCAACTGCAGGCAGAAGTCGACCCTAATCAAGATGCAGGGACGTGGTATGGTTTGGAGAGCAAGCTCATCCTTCGAGATGTTTCTAACCCTTCGCGTCGTATCATTCTTGTTCCTATGGGAGAAATTCACACTATCCGCAATGGTGCTCATGTTGCAATCAGAGTTGAGAATCAAGGGATTTATGGTAGGTTTACAATAAACGACGTGCTTGGGCGGATTGACTGCCCTTCTGAGCTGTGGCAGCTGTACCACAAAGCGCTACTTCATGCATGTACTTCGTTCGTCCTCCCGGATCCTCTCACATGGCGTACCGGTACGGAAGAAGCAATGCACTGTTTACGGTCAGCTTCCTGTCAGCCATGGACCACACTTAACTTAACTCAAGTTAGGACTTTGGAAGCCATTTCCAGGTTAATTCCGAAAAGGACTTATTATCCAAGTGGTTTAAAAACCATGCAACAAGTGACATGGAATCGAAATTTAACGCCTACCATCCAGAATGATGGACTCTGGCATGCGATTGAAAACATTCTTAGAAAAGCAAAGGTTTTAGCTTCATTTTCACTGCAAGAAGAAAGCGAAATGCTCAACATCGAGCCGCCAAGCAACTCCTTTCTCTTAAACCGTGCTTGCTGGAGGCGCCACTTGTACCAGCGTGCTGATTCGGGCTTCCCACAGCTAGACTCGCCTGTCGATCTGCAATATGAAGCCCGTGACAAATTTGTCCATGGTCAATCCCGGGTAAATGTGTTTGAGTGCGTTACTATGATTAGCCGCTGGTCTTCGGATATGTGCGCATCCATGGATTTGGCCGATATTTTTCAAACATGGACCACAATCGGAGGATTTAACTTGTCGTTTGACAAATTTTTGCTCTCAGACCTGCTTGATGTTGAATTCAGTATGCTTTGGGGACCACTTGTTAATTTTTGTCGTACGGTTGGGTCGAACGACAGATACCACCTAATGTTCATATTCGGTACAATGTCATTTAAAGCGGATGTCAATATGGACATCATCCGAACACTACTTTCCTTTGCGGTCATTGAAGATCTGAAAGCGCTCGATCCACCGCAGTGGCCGAACTACGCGCATTTCAgctttcagcagcttccaacTATCCCTTACCTTAAACAGTTAATAAAACCATTCAGCACCCAATACAAAGGCGACGAAAGAAGGCTATTTAATCTGAGCAATAAGACACGGCGTAGACTTGAAAGACTCCAGCACGAACACGAGTCTCAGGTCGAGAACGAGTGCACCCTGATTGCAGAATGTCTTATAAAACAATGGCCATGTCGTGAGCCGAATACTAATAGTATTCCATCGACATTGCTTGTGGACGTTCCCGGCGCACTGGCCGCTGTGCGCCCTGAGTGGCTCCGCTTATTTCAAAACATGGAGCTTTCCGATTATCTGGAAAAGGTCCAGGTTATTTTGAACCAGCATCGTGCTCCAGGGCGTTTCAGACCCCCGCTTAACCATTcagatatttatcagttaATCGATCCCAAGTATCGAGGTTCAGTAATTCCTACTCTCTCGGATAATTTGTTCTGTCAGGACTTCCCCGGCGTGCCAGAGCATGCCCTTCTAATGCCCCTAAGCAGATCTAGAACAGAAACGGGTCCTACCACCTCTGGTAAATCCCAATCACCGCAGATGAATGAAACGGGGCCATACATACTCAAGGAGATCGGCTGCAGTAGCGAATCTTTGATTGAGATTAATGAGCTTACAAACATTGTCCGACGATTTGAGATTTCGGATTCCATGGTACAAAAACGATATTGCTTGGACATGATGCAGAGTATTCAGGCTCTAAAGAGTTGTGCTATTTCCCGGAAACCCGGCAATGAAGGCTCGACAGAGATGCAAGCGTGCAAACCCGACTTCCTAAGAAATAAAGTCCATGAGCTGTTTGACAAAATCAATCAGATTTTAGAGCGCCTAGACCGACGTTCCACCTGGCTTAAAGAAGGAGGCTTATGGCCATGTGTTACTCCGGTAACACTGCTTGAACAATTGCGTTCCTGCTCAACAGTAAGATTTGGAAACCATATGAAAGAAATTTTGACAGCATTCGCGGTATCTATCGTGGATTTGCAGCGCATTCTTAGAATAGAAGATGCGCGGTTCAAACAAAACCATCAGCGATGGGTTGACGAAAAGAACAATGTTCCTCATGTCAACTGGGATCCGCTAAAGCATCCCGATTGGGTATTGCTTGAAATAGAGGCAGATATCTCAATTCGACCGGACCAGGTGGATGTTGCCCGTGCCACGATCTCTCCCTCCTCGGAAGCGAATTCAGTGCTACAAATGAACATGGGACAAGGGAAGAACATTCCGTGGCTCTTAA GTAAAACATCGTGCATTATGCCAATAGTTGCTGCTGAGCTGGCAGATACGACAAGGCTTGTAAGACTCGTGGTTCCAAAAGCCTTACTGACCCAAACAGCTCAGCTACTTCATGCGAGACTTGGTGGTTTGGTTGGCCGCGAAATCAGGCATGTGCCATTTTCCCGCAAAACACCTACTAACCCAGATATGATAAAGCAATATTTTGATATTCACAGGGAAATTCAACATAAGTCAGGTGTTATTATCACGCTTCCCGAACATATCCTTTCTTTTAAGTTGAGTGGACTGCAAAGATTATCGGATTCACGCATTGCCGAAGCAAATGCAATGATCAAAGTTCAGGGTTGGATGCAGAGAACCTGTCGTGATGTACTCGACGAGTGCGACTTCACGCTTGCGACAAGAACCCAGCTCATATATCCTTCTGGCTCGCAAACTGCTGTGGACGGCAATCCCTTCCGATGGGAAACGGCTCAAGAACTGCTTCGCTTAGTCGCTGGACATTTATGGAATTTACAGCGAGACTTTCCACAAAGTATCGAAGTCATTCCTAGGCCCACTAAAGGCGGGTTTCCAGTTGTATATTTCCTGAGAAGAGACGCAGAGGATGAGTTAATTACACGCTTGGTGAAGGACATCATGAAAGGCCAAACTTCCATATTGCCTATAAATAATTATAATCCCCAAGACCGCCTGGCTATTAGGTTATTCATATCCAATGTACATGTCCAGCGAGCAATTACAGAGACGATTGGCAAAATCTTTCCAGGAAATTCAGCCGCAAggaaaaatatatatcttcTTAGGGGTTTATTCGTCCATCGAATTCTTCTTTTGACATTGAAGAAGCGGTGGAACGTCCAGTACGGGCTCCATCCTAACAGAGACCCTATTGCCGTTCCATTCATCGCGAAAGGCGTCCCATCGGAACAAGCAGAATGGGGTCATCCAGATGTTGCTATTCTTTTCACATGTTTAGCATTTTATTTTGGCGGACTCGCCCAAGCCCAACTCAGGCAGAACTTTGAACATTTAGTAAAATCGGATGACCCGTCAAGCGAATATGATCGATGGACGCATTCTTCCGACACCTTGCCTGACATCCTCCGCGAATGGAGCGTTATTGAAACTGACGACGAAGCACAGCTGAATGAATTGTGGACGCACCTTCGATATCAGACGGTCGTTATCGATTACTTTTTGAATCATTTCGTGTTCCCTAAGCATGCAAAACAATTCCAAGTCAAACTCCAGGCATCTGGATGGGACATCCCTCTCTTCTCCGTTGGGGGTCAGACCTCGGCGTTGACAAGTGGCTTCAGCGGTACGAACGACAATCGTACTTTGCTTCCATTGAATATCAAGCAACGGGACCTCCCTATGCTTTCACATACCAATGCTGAAGTGCTTACCTACTTGCTACAGCCCCGAAATCGCACATATGTAGTGGCCGCAGATTCTACCACCGGGAAACGGTTATCTGAAACCGAGCTTCTTAAATCTCTTTgtgagaagaaaatcagaatgCTAATCGATTCTGGGGCCCAAATTTTAGAGATGGATAATCAAAGTTTGGCAAAGGTGTGGTTACAAATCGACCATGAGGCCCCGGCCGTCTTGTACTTCGACTCGGACAATAAACCGTTCATCCTTTACCGAAACGGTTCTGGAACGCCCCTTTTGGCATCACCGTACGCTGATAATCTAGCTGATTGTCTCGTATACCTTGATGAAGCGCATACTCGAGGAACCGATTTGAAAATGCCTACTGCCGCCGTTGCCGCCTTGACACTGGGTTTAGGGCAAACCAAGGACCACACCGTACAAG CTGCAATGAGATTGCGCCAGCTCGCTACCACACAATCAGTTGTGTTTTTCGCGCCCCCCGAGGTACATCAAAGCATTTTGGATTTGCAGGGAAAACAAAACGGGGACCATGTTGATTCAAACGATGTTGTCTGTTGGCTTCTTAAGCAGACTTGCATGGGTATTGAGCAAATGCAGCCACTGTACTATTCCCAAGGCATGGACTTTTGTCGTCGTGTACAGACGGGCGTGGACAATCCTCAATTTTTGGCCAATTCGGCACAGCGACGAGCATATTGCAGCGTTCTTCGGCAAAACGAGAAGCAAACCCTGGAAGAGCTTTATAAACCAGCATCCAAAGTTAAGGCCGCGAAATCAGGAACTTCCTATGCAACGGAGATTGCGGAATTTCTCAAGGATTTAGGGAGACGACGAAAGGATTTCCAGGATTTCGGTGGCGCAGTGCATGGATCAGCCTTACAGGAAGTTGAACAGGAGAGGGAAGTTGCGTTTGAAGTCGAGGCTGTCCGTGAAGTGCAAAAGCCCGTTCACTATGTGGCGCTATCGTTCCCaggtcttcatccagatATTGTCAATTTTGCAACAACTGGTAGACTCTCCGGCTTTAAGGGTTTTCAGCAAGCATTCATCGCCCTTCAAGATACTGCACTAGGGAAGAAGCATGGGATCACTCTGCAAGCCACGTTATCAAAGTTGTTCTTTTCAAAGGAGTTTATGAGGACGGTGAAGTTGCCGCCAGGCTGCTCAAATGATAGCTTTCTT CGCCCTGTAAATTGGGTCATTTGGAGCTTTGAATCTGAAGCGGCAATGGTAGTGATCCCGGAGGAGGCGGAACTATTAATCCCCATGTTCCGGGAATCCAAGACTCACTGCACACACTTGGCCACTTATGCAGCACCAATTACTCGAAAAATGCTGCATTTCAACAGCTTGAATTATTTCGCCATGCCTTCTCTCCCCAGCGGCTGGAAACCACCCAAATGGTTAACGATTCAGCTAGGGATACTTTCTGGGCGAGTTTATTTCGAGTTTAATGAGTATGAGGAACTGTGTCAGTATCTCGGTGTCACTGCGGCTAATGAAGGGCTCGATGATTCCCTTGATATTCCGATATCTCCTGCACCTTCACGATTCCCCAACGCACATGAAGTAGATATCATGGAAGCAAGTTCTAGAACCGCAAAGAAGTCAAGTTTCACTGCCAAACCTTTGGTATTCCTTCAAGAGTGGCTGAGCTTAAAGCGCCGCGGTCAGGAATTTACACATACGCCTATGGGATATGTGTGCCAAGGGAAACCTTTGCACGAGGATCATCCTTTCTTTTCGAGATCGCAGCCAGACGATAGTTCCAGGGTGAAAGCAAGCCGGACATATAGGGGATCAGGTAAAGCAATACCAGCCTCGAATGAAATCGACGAAGACTTTGACTCGGAGTTGGAGGATGAAAATGATGGATACCTTGGAGTGGAGGATTATGGTGGTAGTGGcgctgatgatgatggcagTGATACGACCTCGGAGGGCGAAAATTAA